In Eleutherodactylus coqui strain aEleCoq1 chromosome 11, aEleCoq1.hap1, whole genome shotgun sequence, a single window of DNA contains:
- the ATG13 gene encoding autophagy-related protein 13 isoform X4 produces the protein MDSDLSPQDRKDLDKFVKFFALKAVQVIVQARLGDKICTRSSSSPTGSDWFNLAIKDIPEVTQEAKKALSGQLPAVGRSMCVEISLKTSEGDSMELEIWCLEMNEKCDRDIKVSYTVYNRLSLLLKSLLAVTRVTPAYRLSRKQGHEYVILYRIYFGDVQLLGLKEGFQAVRVGTVGTPIGTLTLTCAYRTNLAFMSTRAPEEPGAAYPSVEDSQDVCATSFSTSPPSQMMVPGKEGGLPNITAQPAHGTQADHDRAVLTSPSHVTGTTSSSEEADIPSGSSTAGRSSPNKSPHILFTRKVGAFVEKPSPQVTYASTDIPFAVFAPRLIDVEDTDHMVVCPETPEEVTPDARSLQSSCSSNEVPQDDFVMVDFRPAFSKDDLPMDVGTFYREFQNPPQLSSLSIDIAVQSMAEDLDSLPEKLAMHEKNMEEFDAFVDSLQ, from the exons ATGGACTCCGACCTTAGCCCACAGGACCGGAAGGACTTGGACAAGTTTGTCAAATTTTTTGCGTTGAAG GCAGTCCAAGTCATCGTACAAGCTCGGCTTGGAGACAAGATTTGTACTCGTTCGTCTTCCTCTCCGACAGGTTCAGATTGG TTTAATTTGGCGATAAAAGACATCCCCGAGGTGACTCAAGAAGCCAAGAAAGCTCTTTCAGGACAGCTGCCAGCAGTGGGACGCTCCATGTGTGTGGAGATCTCCCTGAAGACCTCGGAG GGAGACTCAATGGAGCTTGAAATCTGGTGTCTGGAAATGAATGAAAA ATGTGACCGGGACATCAAAGTCtcgtatactgtatataatcgGCTGTCGTTACTACTGAAGTCATTACTTGCTGTCACCCGTGTAACGCCAGCCTACAGGTTGTCCAGGAAGCAAGGACATGAATACGTGATTCTATACAG gatttattTTGGCGATGTCCAGCTCTTGGGACTTAAAGAAG GTTTCCAAGCAGTACGTGTCGGGACCGTAGGGACCCCCATTGGAACCCTAACATTGACCTGCGCCTATAGAACCAATCTGGCTTTCATGTCTACTCG GGCACCCGAGGAGCCAGGAGCTGCATACCCATCTGTGGAGGATTCCCAGGATGTCTGTGCCACATCCTTTTCTACATCCCCTCCATCACAG ATGATGGTGCCAGGAAAGGAGGGTGGGTTGCCCAATATTACTGCCCAACCTGCACATGGTACTCAAGCAGATCATGACAGAGCGGTTTTGACTTCACCATCACATGTAACTGGCACTACCTCCAGCAG TGAGGAAGCAGACATCCCATCTGGGAGCAGCACTGCGGGGAGGAGCTCTCCCAATAAGTCTCCCCATATTCTTTTCACCCGTAAAGTTGGGGCTTTTGTGGAAAAACCTTCCCCTCAG GTCACTTATGCCAGCACAGATATACCATTCGCTGTGTTTGCACCCAGACTGATTGATGTGGAGGACACCGACCACATG GTGGTTTGTCCTGAGACTCCGGAAGAGGTGACCCCAGATGCTCGCAGTTTGCAGAGCTCCTGCTCAAGCAATGAAGTACCCCAGGATGACTTTGTTATGGTGGACTTT CGACCGGCTTTTTCTAAGGATGACCTTCCTATGGATGTGGGAACCTTCTACCGGGAGTTTCAGAACCCGCCTCAGCTGAGCAGCCTTTCTATTGACATTGCTGTCCAGTCAATGGCAGAAGACCTG GATTCGCTGCCGGAAAAGTTGgccatgcatgaaaaaaacatggAGGAGTTTGATGCCTTTGTGGATTCCCTGCAGTAA
- the ATG13 gene encoding autophagy-related protein 13 isoform X3, translated as MDSDLSPQDRKDLDKFVKFFALKAVQVIVQARLGDKICTRSSSSPTGSDWFNLAIKDIPEVTQEAKKALSGQLPAVGRSMCVEISLKTSEGDSMELEIWCLEMNEKCDRDIKVSYTVYNRLSLLLKSLLAVTRVTPAYRLSRKQGHEYVILYRIYFGDVQLLGLKEGFQAVRVGTVGTPIGTLTLTCAYRTNLAFMSTRQYERTQPIMGIIIDHFVDRPFPSTSHMHPCNYRAPEEPGAAYPSVEDSQDVCATSFSTSPPSQMMVPGKEGGLPNITAQPAHGTQADHDRAVLTSPSHVTGTTSSSEEADIPSGSSTAGRSSPNKSPHILFTRKVGAFVEKPSPQVTYASTDIPFAVFAPRLIDVEDTDHMVVCPETPEEVTPDARSLQSSCSSNEVPQDDFVMVDFRPAFSKDDLPMDVGTFYREFQNPPQLSSLSIDIAVQSMAEDLDSLPEKLAMHEKNMEEFDAFVDSLQ; from the exons ATGGACTCCGACCTTAGCCCACAGGACCGGAAGGACTTGGACAAGTTTGTCAAATTTTTTGCGTTGAAG GCAGTCCAAGTCATCGTACAAGCTCGGCTTGGAGACAAGATTTGTACTCGTTCGTCTTCCTCTCCGACAGGTTCAGATTGG TTTAATTTGGCGATAAAAGACATCCCCGAGGTGACTCAAGAAGCCAAGAAAGCTCTTTCAGGACAGCTGCCAGCAGTGGGACGCTCCATGTGTGTGGAGATCTCCCTGAAGACCTCGGAG GGAGACTCAATGGAGCTTGAAATCTGGTGTCTGGAAATGAATGAAAA ATGTGACCGGGACATCAAAGTCtcgtatactgtatataatcgGCTGTCGTTACTACTGAAGTCATTACTTGCTGTCACCCGTGTAACGCCAGCCTACAGGTTGTCCAGGAAGCAAGGACATGAATACGTGATTCTATACAG gatttattTTGGCGATGTCCAGCTCTTGGGACTTAAAGAAG GTTTCCAAGCAGTACGTGTCGGGACCGTAGGGACCCCCATTGGAACCCTAACATTGACCTGCGCCTATAGAACCAATCTGGCTTTCATGTCTACTCG GCAGTATGAAAGGACCCAGCCCATCATGGGGATTATTATTGATCATTTTGTTGACCGACCTTTCCCCAGTACCTCACACATGCATCCCTGCAACTACAG GGCACCCGAGGAGCCAGGAGCTGCATACCCATCTGTGGAGGATTCCCAGGATGTCTGTGCCACATCCTTTTCTACATCCCCTCCATCACAG ATGATGGTGCCAGGAAAGGAGGGTGGGTTGCCCAATATTACTGCCCAACCTGCACATGGTACTCAAGCAGATCATGACAGAGCGGTTTTGACTTCACCATCACATGTAACTGGCACTACCTCCAGCAG TGAGGAAGCAGACATCCCATCTGGGAGCAGCACTGCGGGGAGGAGCTCTCCCAATAAGTCTCCCCATATTCTTTTCACCCGTAAAGTTGGGGCTTTTGTGGAAAAACCTTCCCCTCAG GTCACTTATGCCAGCACAGATATACCATTCGCTGTGTTTGCACCCAGACTGATTGATGTGGAGGACACCGACCACATG GTGGTTTGTCCTGAGACTCCGGAAGAGGTGACCCCAGATGCTCGCAGTTTGCAGAGCTCCTGCTCAAGCAATGAAGTACCCCAGGATGACTTTGTTATGGTGGACTTT CGACCGGCTTTTTCTAAGGATGACCTTCCTATGGATGTGGGAACCTTCTACCGGGAGTTTCAGAACCCGCCTCAGCTGAGCAGCCTTTCTATTGACATTGCTGTCCAGTCAATGGCAGAAGACCTG GATTCGCTGCCGGAAAAGTTGgccatgcatgaaaaaaacatggAGGAGTTTGATGCCTTTGTGGATTCCCTGCAGTAA
- the ATG13 gene encoding autophagy-related protein 13 isoform X2, with the protein MDSDLSPQDRKDLDKFVKFFALKAVQVIVQARLGDKICTRSSSSPTGSDWFNLAIKDIPEVTQEAKKALSGQLPAVGRSMCVEISLKTSEGDSMELEIWCLEMNEKCDRDIKVSYTVYNRLSLLLKSLLAVTRVTPAYRLSRKQGHEYVILYRIYFGDVQLLGLKEGFQAVRVGTVGTPIGTLTLTCAYRTNLAFMSTRAPEEPGAAYPSVEDSQDVCATSFSTSPPSQCVFTLSKAQCQTATPVVTDSHRVLTMGLTFPHQLYSSRLSYQPTVLGAASSDLGYPVALAAGVSATLPYQMMVPGKEGGLPNITAQPAHGTQADHDRAVLTSPSHVTGTTSSSEEADIPSGSSTAGRSSPNKSPHILFTRKVGAFVEKPSPQVTYASTDIPFAVFAPRLIDVEDTDHMVVCPETPEEVTPDARSLQSSCSSNEVPQDDFVMVDFRPAFSKDDLPMDVGTFYREFQNPPQLSSLSIDIAVQSMAEDLDSLPEKLAMHEKNMEEFDAFVDSLQ; encoded by the exons ATGGACTCCGACCTTAGCCCACAGGACCGGAAGGACTTGGACAAGTTTGTCAAATTTTTTGCGTTGAAG GCAGTCCAAGTCATCGTACAAGCTCGGCTTGGAGACAAGATTTGTACTCGTTCGTCTTCCTCTCCGACAGGTTCAGATTGG TTTAATTTGGCGATAAAAGACATCCCCGAGGTGACTCAAGAAGCCAAGAAAGCTCTTTCAGGACAGCTGCCAGCAGTGGGACGCTCCATGTGTGTGGAGATCTCCCTGAAGACCTCGGAG GGAGACTCAATGGAGCTTGAAATCTGGTGTCTGGAAATGAATGAAAA ATGTGACCGGGACATCAAAGTCtcgtatactgtatataatcgGCTGTCGTTACTACTGAAGTCATTACTTGCTGTCACCCGTGTAACGCCAGCCTACAGGTTGTCCAGGAAGCAAGGACATGAATACGTGATTCTATACAG gatttattTTGGCGATGTCCAGCTCTTGGGACTTAAAGAAG GTTTCCAAGCAGTACGTGTCGGGACCGTAGGGACCCCCATTGGAACCCTAACATTGACCTGCGCCTATAGAACCAATCTGGCTTTCATGTCTACTCG GGCACCCGAGGAGCCAGGAGCTGCATACCCATCTGTGGAGGATTCCCAGGATGTCTGTGCCACATCCTTTTCTACATCCCCTCCATCACAG tgtgtgttcaCTCTCAGTAAGGCACAGTGTCAGACAGCCACTCCTGTGGTTACAGACTCCCACAGGGTCCTGACGATGGGACTGACCTTCCCTCACCAA CTGTACAGCTCTCGCCTTTCTTACCAGCCAACTGTCCTTGGAGCTGCATCCTCAGACCTGGGCTACCCTGTGGCCTTGGCTGCTGGAGTGAGCGCTACCCTTCCATACCAG ATGATGGTGCCAGGAAAGGAGGGTGGGTTGCCCAATATTACTGCCCAACCTGCACATGGTACTCAAGCAGATCATGACAGAGCGGTTTTGACTTCACCATCACATGTAACTGGCACTACCTCCAGCAG TGAGGAAGCAGACATCCCATCTGGGAGCAGCACTGCGGGGAGGAGCTCTCCCAATAAGTCTCCCCATATTCTTTTCACCCGTAAAGTTGGGGCTTTTGTGGAAAAACCTTCCCCTCAG GTCACTTATGCCAGCACAGATATACCATTCGCTGTGTTTGCACCCAGACTGATTGATGTGGAGGACACCGACCACATG GTGGTTTGTCCTGAGACTCCGGAAGAGGTGACCCCAGATGCTCGCAGTTTGCAGAGCTCCTGCTCAAGCAATGAAGTACCCCAGGATGACTTTGTTATGGTGGACTTT CGACCGGCTTTTTCTAAGGATGACCTTCCTATGGATGTGGGAACCTTCTACCGGGAGTTTCAGAACCCGCCTCAGCTGAGCAGCCTTTCTATTGACATTGCTGTCCAGTCAATGGCAGAAGACCTG GATTCGCTGCCGGAAAAGTTGgccatgcatgaaaaaaacatggAGGAGTTTGATGCCTTTGTGGATTCCCTGCAGTAA
- the ATG13 gene encoding autophagy-related protein 13 isoform X1, producing MDSDLSPQDRKDLDKFVKFFALKAVQVIVQARLGDKICTRSSSSPTGSDWFNLAIKDIPEVTQEAKKALSGQLPAVGRSMCVEISLKTSEGDSMELEIWCLEMNEKCDRDIKVSYTVYNRLSLLLKSLLAVTRVTPAYRLSRKQGHEYVILYRIYFGDVQLLGLKEGFQAVRVGTVGTPIGTLTLTCAYRTNLAFMSTRQYERTQPIMGIIIDHFVDRPFPSTSHMHPCNYRAPEEPGAAYPSVEDSQDVCATSFSTSPPSQCVFTLSKAQCQTATPVVTDSHRVLTMGLTFPHQLYSSRLSYQPTVLGAASSDLGYPVALAAGVSATLPYQMMVPGKEGGLPNITAQPAHGTQADHDRAVLTSPSHVTGTTSSSEEADIPSGSSTAGRSSPNKSPHILFTRKVGAFVEKPSPQVTYASTDIPFAVFAPRLIDVEDTDHMVVCPETPEEVTPDARSLQSSCSSNEVPQDDFVMVDFRPAFSKDDLPMDVGTFYREFQNPPQLSSLSIDIAVQSMAEDLDSLPEKLAMHEKNMEEFDAFVDSLQ from the exons ATGGACTCCGACCTTAGCCCACAGGACCGGAAGGACTTGGACAAGTTTGTCAAATTTTTTGCGTTGAAG GCAGTCCAAGTCATCGTACAAGCTCGGCTTGGAGACAAGATTTGTACTCGTTCGTCTTCCTCTCCGACAGGTTCAGATTGG TTTAATTTGGCGATAAAAGACATCCCCGAGGTGACTCAAGAAGCCAAGAAAGCTCTTTCAGGACAGCTGCCAGCAGTGGGACGCTCCATGTGTGTGGAGATCTCCCTGAAGACCTCGGAG GGAGACTCAATGGAGCTTGAAATCTGGTGTCTGGAAATGAATGAAAA ATGTGACCGGGACATCAAAGTCtcgtatactgtatataatcgGCTGTCGTTACTACTGAAGTCATTACTTGCTGTCACCCGTGTAACGCCAGCCTACAGGTTGTCCAGGAAGCAAGGACATGAATACGTGATTCTATACAG gatttattTTGGCGATGTCCAGCTCTTGGGACTTAAAGAAG GTTTCCAAGCAGTACGTGTCGGGACCGTAGGGACCCCCATTGGAACCCTAACATTGACCTGCGCCTATAGAACCAATCTGGCTTTCATGTCTACTCG GCAGTATGAAAGGACCCAGCCCATCATGGGGATTATTATTGATCATTTTGTTGACCGACCTTTCCCCAGTACCTCACACATGCATCCCTGCAACTACAG GGCACCCGAGGAGCCAGGAGCTGCATACCCATCTGTGGAGGATTCCCAGGATGTCTGTGCCACATCCTTTTCTACATCCCCTCCATCACAG tgtgtgttcaCTCTCAGTAAGGCACAGTGTCAGACAGCCACTCCTGTGGTTACAGACTCCCACAGGGTCCTGACGATGGGACTGACCTTCCCTCACCAA CTGTACAGCTCTCGCCTTTCTTACCAGCCAACTGTCCTTGGAGCTGCATCCTCAGACCTGGGCTACCCTGTGGCCTTGGCTGCTGGAGTGAGCGCTACCCTTCCATACCAG ATGATGGTGCCAGGAAAGGAGGGTGGGTTGCCCAATATTACTGCCCAACCTGCACATGGTACTCAAGCAGATCATGACAGAGCGGTTTTGACTTCACCATCACATGTAACTGGCACTACCTCCAGCAG TGAGGAAGCAGACATCCCATCTGGGAGCAGCACTGCGGGGAGGAGCTCTCCCAATAAGTCTCCCCATATTCTTTTCACCCGTAAAGTTGGGGCTTTTGTGGAAAAACCTTCCCCTCAG GTCACTTATGCCAGCACAGATATACCATTCGCTGTGTTTGCACCCAGACTGATTGATGTGGAGGACACCGACCACATG GTGGTTTGTCCTGAGACTCCGGAAGAGGTGACCCCAGATGCTCGCAGTTTGCAGAGCTCCTGCTCAAGCAATGAAGTACCCCAGGATGACTTTGTTATGGTGGACTTT CGACCGGCTTTTTCTAAGGATGACCTTCCTATGGATGTGGGAACCTTCTACCGGGAGTTTCAGAACCCGCCTCAGCTGAGCAGCCTTTCTATTGACATTGCTGTCCAGTCAATGGCAGAAGACCTG GATTCGCTGCCGGAAAAGTTGgccatgcatgaaaaaaacatggAGGAGTTTGATGCCTTTGTGGATTCCCTGCAGTAA